In the genome of Arabidopsis thaliana chromosome 4, partial sequence, the window TTTgtggaagagaaaagaagcaagCTTATGAAGGTGATAGACGACAAAAAGAGATGGAAGAGGTCTTTTCCCTAATAGTTTGAGCATGTTGCGAAtcattacaagaaaataagttttaGTTCATTTTTTCTGGTGCAGCTTATGTGTCTTTGGTTAGGGATGGACCATAATGCGAGGCTCGAAATATCTAGCGAGAAAATGGATGTGATTCTGAAACAAGTTGTGAAACACTTCTTCGTCAAGAATGAAGTAACATCCACTCTTTTGAtggatttcttgttttatagGTTAAAGTCTCTTGAAGAAAAACGCAGAAGGCTCGAAACACTTGTAAGAGTGGTCGCAAAAGAAGTGATCAACAGTAACCAAAGTGAATCCGCTATGAAGAATCTTGAAGAGGAAactaagaaagagagaacaaatgATGACAAAGAATTCGCTTTAAAGATTAATGAAGACGAAACTAAGAATGAAAGAACAATTGACGCCATGGAATTTGAAGCTTCAATTGCTTATGTGGTCAACGATATGCTTGGTGTTACAGATCCGTTGTTACGTCTAGAGAGATTTGTTCTTGCACCATTGCCTGAAATGGGTTCTCCAAAGCTTCTGCAGGTTAGTCTCCTATGTCTCAACGTTAACGTCTATTAGAAGTTATTggtaatgttttctttaaggAATTTATTTCATGTGACTTTAGGTTTCCAATCTCCGTATACAGCATAATATGGAACCCGATGAGAAGCAATTAGCTGATTATGGTAGATGGGCCTTGGAGGTATTTGTTCTTGACCATATATTCTGcaacaaaattgaattcaCATATGAAGAAACTATTGCATTGAAAAGGCAAGAAGAACTTATTCATGAAgaggaagcagagaagaacactaaactcaaaaaaacatttgttggTAAAAAAGTGAACTAATtctttttagtgttttattcCTAGGCTGCTCTGGTTTTAAGACTTTTTAATATAAGCTTTCTATCTTTTAACTATGTGattaaagattatatatggtggttgtgtttcttttatttttctttaaattaatgCTACATACTTATAAATTTAAGGTTATGTTCAATCTTGTCACTATCCTACTGGCGTTAAGTCTTCGCTCACACGTCACACACTGCAAAGCACTgaaattatttcttaattagtgAAAAGGTTTGGGGTATGTTAACAAAtaccaataaataaataaaacatatatagtacATGTTCCTCCACCTGTCACAGGCAACATTTGCTTTCAAAAGCAAAGAAGCATTTTttcctccattttcttcttcttctccaaatggATTCAACATTTAGAGATGAAGATCTcgttgaagagagagaagaactCATGGTGTCTTACAGTGAGAATAACAGTCGACCTATCATGAAAAAAGCtcactttttaaaaccctttgtCACCTCCTCCATTGATGGGTTTCAAGGTATGCTTCGTCCATCTCCTTCTCCTGAGTTAAAAGCTTCGTCTTTAAGTGTTTCCTTTCGTGGGTGGAGgttaccaaacaaaaagtttcagTTTTGGGTTAAAAAAATGGTAGCTTTACACAAACCCACTTGGTTAAAATCTGGGATTTTTGAAGCAATCAAAGCATCGACTTACAGAATCCACAAAAATCCGtctttgattctctctctcgctcAGAATTGGTGTCCTGAAACTAATACATTTGTGTTCCCTTGGGGTGAAGCTACCATAACTCTTGAGGATGTGAATGTGCTTCTGGGTTTTTCTATCTCTGGttcttctgtttttgcttctcttcAAAGCTCagagatgaaagaagcagTGGAGAAACTTCAGAAACGATGTCAAGGGAGCATGAAGCAGGAATCATGGATTTCAAGCTTTGTAGATGATGAAATGGAGCATGAAGCGTTTCTAGTGTTGTGGCTTTCGAAATTTGTGTTTCCAGACAAGTTTTGCAGTTCGATTTCCAGTGATGTTTTCCCCTTAGCTGTTCGTCTAGCTAGAGGTGAAAGGATTGCTTTTGCTCCTGCGGTTCTAGCAAACCTATACAATGATTTGGGTCATATCTGTGTTTTAGCCTctatacaaaatgttttagctAGTTCTCTGTTTAAGCTTGTCCAAGTATGGATTTGGGAGAGGTTCAAGAGTATAAGACCAGAAGCTAAGGTGATACCAAGGGGTCAACCTAGAATTGCTCAATGGAGTGGTCTGAAACAGAGATTTAAGAATGTGGGACTGATTATTTTTCATGGTAATTTTGATTGGCGTCCTTATAGTGAACCTTTGGAGAATTGGAACCCACCTCGGTTTTATGTTGAAGAAGCTAAGTGGGTGAGGATTGATGAGAGTCTTGATGGTGATtatgatgacgatgatgagtTTGTGTCGTTTGCTAGATGTGTGAGAGTTTCTAAGCTTGTAGGTATTGGTGTAGTAGAGAACTACTATCCAAACCGAGTGGCGATGCAATTCGGATTGGCGCAAGATGTTCCTGTTTTGGGTACTAATCATAGAAGAAACttcacagaagaagaagcatggGATGATTACAACAAACCGCTTGTTGGTTTAAAGCTATATTTTCCTTCTCGCGTCGCCACAGCTTCGGTTACTACGAGATACAGAGACTGGTGGGCTAAATCAGTTTCAGAAATGCGGAAAGAATCAATGGAAACTTTTAATGTAAGCAGTACAGTTGATCATTAtgatgatagtgatgatgatatacCCCTTAAGATAGTACCATTGAGCCAAGTCTATCAGAAGTTGGACGATGAAATGAAGAAAGCCAAGCATTCGACAAACAAGAGACGCAAGCGAGCTCGTGAGGATGATGAGAGTGCTGCTGAGACAGAAGATGACGAGAGTGCTGACACGGAAGATGATGAGAGTGCTGACACGGAAGATGATGAGAGTGCTGAgacagaagatgatgataacatGACCATTGCTCAGAGGATCAATTCTAGAAAGAAGTCTGATGACATAGAGAATactgaaggagaaagaagtAGACTTGTGGCGGATAACAATGTTTCAGGCCTTCCTCAAAAGCTTGCTTATGGAGATGAGACAGTAGCAAcaacacaagaagaaacagagcaaaagaataatgaaaacaaGTCTTCTAATGGAGTAGCTgctgagaaggaagaagatgatgagagattgaaacagagaaagcttGCAATAAAGGAACTAGCTTTGAAGACGGAAGCACGAATGTTGAAGGTAGAGAACACTTTGGCAAAGATTAAACAATGGAAACTCACAAGACTTCACACCAAAAAACCTCTAGTTTCTTCTTAAGCTATATCATCTCTATTTGCAGCGTCTTCTCTTATCAAAGACAAAAGCTTTGTGTCATAAAAATGGCTTTTACGTACATTCTTCTCTGCAAAAATGATAACTTTTGgaatttagaattttgttggaattatatatattcgtaTTTACGTTACCAAATTCACATTTTCGTCTTCGTCTCCAATGATTGCTCTCTCACTCTCAGTCTCACTCACATCATTACCATTCTCCTTCGCGTTTTCATCGACTCCGTGCAAATCACGCGCCTCTCCTCCACGTAGCACCGTCTCGTTGAGTTCTTCCAGGAGACGACAAGATCGCCGGCGATCAATTGAGGCTATGTCTCAGGTGATGGAATTGGAAGATGAATCCGATTTCGAGAAGCTTCTCTCATCGGATAATCGGATCTCGATCACTGGATTCGGTTCTCTTCTCTCCGGTTCGTACACATTTCAGCTCCTTCTCCTTCGTTTGTGTATAATTGATCCTCGAGAATGATTGAttgcttttgttcttataaTAGAGAGAAGCGCGAGGAGTACATTCCCAGATTTGGAGAATTTCAGAATCGCGAAATTGCAAGGATTCAGAAGAGTTTTCGCTCATTCTGCTCCGATCTTCTTCGAGCGTGGCATCGCGAATCCTGAAACTAAGGTCTGATTCGAGCTTGGAGTTTTTGGAAACTGATTATGAAACTTCTGTGAATGAATAATGTCAAAGGCTTAGAGATTATAGATATTGTGATTTGGAATTAGATATACAAAGACTCTGCTTCTTAGGTAATGTAGATATACTCTGAGTGTGATGAATGAAACAGGAGATCTCAAGCTTGAGTGTTGAGCCATGTGAAGGAGAGAGCCTTGTGGTTACTGTCTTCGAGATCAAAAGCTCAGAGGTACACCAAAACATATCTCTGGAAACTGCTATAATCTTTTGATAGAAGTTTATGTATACTCTTTGACGGTTTTGATACATCAAAATACAGATTCCGGCTTTTATTGGAAGGGAGCTTGAGTTCCGGTTTCTCGCTGTGAGTCACTAGTTCCTCTTTTTCCCCTAGTTTGAAGATATGCTTTACTTTGTGTCACACTGCTCATACTTTCCCTCCCTCACACATAGGTTGTTCCTGAAACATTGGAAGGCAAACCTTACACCAATTCTGCGGTTCGTCTAGTTTAAACAAGTCTTTGTTCTTAATGACATTTGTTCTGTTTGTTTACTCTTTGCCAAGTCTGAGTTTTTGAGGCTTGAACAGGTACTTTGTGGTCGATACAGTGATGAGGAGTTTTTCCAGATTAGATGCAAAGGTTAGTTAGGCCCCTTAACCTAATCTCTATGTCTCAAAAGTTAAAGCTATTATAGATTTATAGGATTAttcatttattgttttctgCAGGAAACAAAGGGATTTACTTTCAACATTATGGAAGATTCAAGATCGATAAGATATGGCGGGACGACATCTTACCTTGTCGTCTCTATCTAAGACACTGGTAAACTCTCCTTAGTCCTTACTACaggttttctttatttaactTTGATGCTATGATGCTAACTAGTTTCAAATGAAATGAGAGAAACATGTGTTGGCCGAAGCAACAACTAATTATTCTGTTACACCAAAACTTGGTTCTTGAATTATCTCTGAATAATTTTTGGTACTTGGATGAGAAATTTCATGGTTTTCTTCTGGAACTTGATGAAAACTTCTTACATGTTGAAGATTCTCCTGTGTTTGCAGTGTGTTGGCTGCTAAGAATCTGGGAGATGAAGCTTACAATAACTTTCTGGATCATACATTCTTGGGAGATCGAAAAACAACCATCAGAGAGTATTTAAGCAGCACAGGGTCTGGTATCATGGAAGAAGAACCACCGGAGGCTCTAAAGTCTAGATATGGAGGTTGatcaaaaaccaacaaaaaaagttaaactgATTTTTATCAAGCTTCAAAcgttataaataaaaacgaaCTTATAGGTTGTgtaatgtttaatttgttatcGAAGCTAgttataaaattaagaaaacaaaaatcaacaaatgtcCCACATCGGGAGTTTTAGAGGAGGGTAGCGTTTCTTTGGCCTATATAAGAGAATGAGTTTTGTCATATTATGTAACCCGTTTCTGTCAGAGGTGAAGGATGATCCGTCAATGATCGTTTAGAGACGGCGGATCGTGCCGACACAGAATTTGACGAACATAATTTTCAAGGCGAGTGGGCCTTGCCTTACTTTGGTTGGGCCTGCCCGTCAATTTTTGGAAGCCTCGATCTCTCAATCGAGGTTCTGCCAAACCAAAAGTGGATACTTTAAATTGAACAGGATCAAACCAATTAAACTGAACCATATGAACCAAATTTGATGTCAGTCGTTACCAAATCCAAGTGGGGGCTTCTGTTTGAGAATTAGATCATCACAATAAAGGTCTTCTGAGTGTTGATCAGCCAAGAATTCTGCTAGTCCACTAATACTCTTTCtacatttgaagaaaaaacaagtaaactctgtgtataataaatatttataatgtacagttgatgaggatgatgaagcTGAGGGAGCTCATGACGAGTGTGAATCACACTCGAGCTCAGTAATTAAGAGTTCCATCATCTTTTTATACATTGGCATATAATGATCGTTTATCATTGTTCTCGATAGCCTAATCTTTCTGTACAGTTCTCTTGGCGTCTCATATATCCTTACACGCTCCACCGTCGTCGTTCCCACTACCACCACTTCGTCACGCTCTGTTTCAGACTCTGTCTCAGTTACTGACACTATGTGCATTATCTTACCCGGCGGGTAAAACCGCTGGTTCTCTATCAAATCCATTGAAGATGCTGATACCGGACTCTGGTTCTGTCCTGTGGAGGAATCGCCCCCGCCAGTAATGACAGTCTCTTCCTCTGTTATCTCCTTTGCTGCTGCCGCTTCTTCCTCCATGGCTTCACTGTCTCTTTCGTTCTCCTGTCGAGTCAATTCTCTGTCCAGTTCGTCCCATAGCTCACCTTCTGTCACGTCTTCTTCTATTGAAGATGTTTCAGCGATGACTTGATCAATTGATATCAACggctcttcctcttcttcttcgtctggTTCATCGCGATCAGATTCACTGCTGCTCGAAGAACTATGTTCTGTTCTCTTGTGACCTTTACGGTCTATCGCTACAGTTTCAGCCAGTAGAGCTTCAGTGCTTCTTCTTTCAGCCATAATAGCTGATGCTTCCGGCATGTCTGTGACTTTGGAGTTAAGCTGAGAGCTAATAGCTCTACGGCGTGGTCCTATGCAAGACCATGAAGAGAGAGTTGAACGGGTCTGCACAACGGCTTGCGCTACATCCTGAGCACGCTTTAGCATGACCTGAACACATTTTCCAGCATTAATCATCATCAAGACAAAAGAAATACCTGTCCATGAATctatacatttaatttttccACATCCATTCACTAAAAAAGCCGCAACCTTTTTTCTCATGATATTACAGTATTTGCATTGTGAACCACATATGCTACCTGTGTGCCGCTTGAGACAGGCCGCAGAATCGCCCCAGCACCAGCCACTTTTGCTTTCGCGCTGGCTATAGAAGGCAAACGAGATCCTATAGCAGTTGCAGACCGATAAACAACACTAAGGACCCTGGTGTGTTCAACCTGATCACGTAGGTCATTTGACCATGAGGACGAGGTTACCTGCCAGTAAATAGACCAAACAAGGATCTTATCTGTGTCAAAAATGGGTGTACGTATAATACTTACAAGAAAATTTGAACCATGGTTTGCAAAAGTGGATATAAACTGGAGAACCAGGATGGGAACAACCCACAGTAAGAGTTAAGACCATAGTTTCCCTTTTCCATTGAACACTTGTGGGAGAAACTTTTGTCAACTTGCCAAAGAGTGAATATATCTAAGTTGTCTGGAAAGACTGAATCATTTAGCAGGGGAAAGATCATATCTCTATACATTTTCTCTCTACAGAAGTACCAAGTTAAAATTGCAGGCTTGTATCCACTATTTGATATACCAAGGTTAGCAATATATTGTACCACTACAGAATCAGGAAAATTTCTCCTAATGGTGGCAGAGATAAATCCTGTGAATGTAGCTTCACATATAAGCAAAGCAGGTCATATACCTCAGAACGAAGGTCATCGactgaagaagcagagaatgTTGGGACTAGATCAGATCCATTGATAATAGTAGTAATGAAGTGCTTGCCTGATTCTGCTAAATCCCAAGTCATACAAGCAGCTGCGAGTTGTTCAATTTGAAATTCAGTGCatattaacaatttttgaCCCAGAGAACTAATTGACATATAAAGAGTTGAGCATCACAATTAAGGGAGAGGAGCAGATAActgaagacaaaaaaataccACCATTAATCATTAAATTGGGTGTACCTGGTGCAAAAGTGAAACAGGTAGCCGAGGCAAACTCTTTTTGCTCCCGAAGAATATACGTTAAAAGTGAAGCTGTCCCACCTCCAAGAGAATGACCTACAATCTGAAACAAAGATGCTCCTTAGATTCGATACAGTAGATAAAGGACTTCCTATTTCAACAGTGCAATTCTCAAGACAAAATGTGTATCATGTAAAAAGTATCAATAATCTCTCCAATACGGATCTCTAAATGAATTAAGATTTGCGCGTTTACCTGAACCTTGAAACTAGGATTCTCATCAAGGGCCTTGAGGAGGCAAGGAACACTAAGTTTAGCAATCCATCGAGCTGCAGCAACCATTCCACAATGTGCATAACCTAAAACTAAGTTGCTTAGTCCACCATCATGCAAAACTGAATGATGGAATGGGACAACTGCACCAGTTGCTGCTGTTAATGTATCTTTAATGCTATGAGTGCCACGGATCAATAGCAGGATACATTTTGAATTGGTATCTCGTATAATCGTGAATGCAGGCTGCATAATCTGCAGGGTTCCCAAATTCAATTGTTTATGGTTCCGGATATAAacgaaaacaacaaaacagagctcaaaagtataaaatattcAACCACTGAGCTCTAATTAAGCGTCCTAACCGTATCCTAATCAATCTAACCATAGTCTCGTATCACCACTATGATAAccattttatcaaatttacaATTCAACTGATAAAACTCTTTTTAACAAGTTACGTCCAATCTTTAATACAAGAACAGCACTGAGGATCAATCATTATGGGGAATATCTACTGTCATTCAAATATCTATGTGAGACAAACTCTTTTTAGCCTCCCAAAACATATGTTCCTAAGAGAAGCTATCCAAAAAGTAAGAATATATAATGCTTCAAAATTGGATTTCTAGTCTAACAAAGTATCTAGTCACTATAAACAAGCTAATCACAAGTTATAGCACGAAGAAAATCACATTAACATGACCTACCCCTGCTTTAGGCTTCTGAAGAAGGACATCTTCGTGGGTATAACCAGCACTCTCCAGAAACACTGCAAATGGCTTTTTGGAGAAGAGCATACAGAGGGTCAAAAATCTCAGTAACTCTGTCAAATCCATGATAATCTCTGGTCCTTTTAACTCTATACAATTACTTCCAGCATAAACACTAGCAGTTGGAAAGTTTccctggaaaaaaaaaaaagaaaaacgcaAGCAAGCAATGTCACTAGCTACACACAAAATTGTCCCATGaatcagaaaaaagaaactctgCATTGGAACAGCAACACACACATGAAAAGAGTAGATAATGACCGCATCACTATTCACTAGTCATAGATTACAAGTGTAAATTTTTTTCCACATgcaaaataaccaaacaacCATCCTACACTGAAATGAACAGAGCACATATATGTCTTATCAGGAAAGTAAACAATATAGGACTCATAATATCCCACCATAAAGATGAAAGCACACAAAGTACATTAGAAAAAACAACTCTTTATATGAAGCCCATTTGTATACATAGTCACAGACTCAcagaagatatatataccaaaagaTCAAATCAAGTTCAATAATTTATGCATCCACTGATAAGATTCAAACCCAGAAGAAGTATGAGATAAAAAGCTCAAACCTGCCTACGCATCAAATAGTTAATACCAAAAGCGAGATCAGCAATAGGCCATTTGCCTAGAGTCTCTGAATACGTAAACCGTAACGTCTCTGACAAAGTTGAAATAGTCTCAAGCCAAGTCGCCGGTGCTTGAGCCGGTCTCCTAACAATCCTCCTCCTTCCAGATCTCCCTGATTTACCCAATTCACCTCCtgaatcatcttctccatttctcGCCCACACGATCCGACGGCTCAGTAAGTACAGAATCACCACTGCTCCCGTGGCCGTTACCATTACACCCGCCGCCATCTCCGATCCTCTTCCTCTTTATTCAGAAATCGATTCAAAAATCCAATTTCACTCCTCAGCCGAATCTAGAAAACGTAACACGATTCAGCGATTCGAAAGCAAGGACGAAGATGTCTTCACGAATTTCGAAACTAATCATCAGAGATCCTCATAAATGAATGAATCGAAGCTCCAATTTCTCCAAAAATTTCAAGCCGATTTGGGAATTCCCCGGGAACGTTGAGAGAAGGAAAGCGAGAATCGTTATGATATCAatgtttcatgatttttttttactttttaaggtttaaaattactaataaGGACATGAACTCGTCGGCATCTACTCAGGTGAATCAAGGGTATTATCGTCATTATTTAGATAAGTAGGTAACCATTTAAGGTTAAGTTAAGAGGAAAGAAGAACGTTAGGAATAATATATACGTAAAGCAATCCAATGATATTAACACTCTAATCAGGATTAGTACACTAatcattttattcatataaCCTAAATAGTTAGCTCCACGAGCCAATAATATAATCGAATTTATGGTGGAAGATAAACACGATCAAACACGATGGCTTTTGAGTACGCAACGGTGTTTCTTGTTTAAtgtattaacaaaaatatccaTTGCTTTCACGACTTTACTTcacatttatataaaacaactagccaataacaacaaaatgaagaacttAAATCTATTAATGTATCTATATGTTCTTGAGTCCACGACCACGACCAGTGCgttgttaaacaaaaatagaacctcataattttcttttccatgTAAGATAACATATAGTTTAACGACGAATAATAAATTTGAGTACACACAGCATAATCTTGCATAACTAGTGAAGGACATGTAACTAGAGTCTAGAGAGACATTGGGGGGATCCAGTAAGGGAGGACTATTTGTTCCGAGGAGGAACTTGGTGTAGACTTGGGTGTGAAGGAACGTGGGGATCTAGTGGCGATATCATAAACACCGTAGCCTTCACCGAGGAAATAGatggaattagggtttagtcCCGGGAATGAGCTGGCCTTGACACAAAAAGGCTCGTTGTTGCCGAGGAATATGCAGAGATCACCAATGTCTTCTGTGTAACACATGTTCatgtcttcctcttctctaaaCACCATGAACCGCTTTGTGCCGCCACAATTGAATACTAACGACTTGTTCGCAGGGCTTTCAACGTACCTACCAAGCAgagccaaaaagaaagaacatgtTATAACATGAAACCGCAAAAGCAAACAGACAACCCTAACATGAAACCTCGTACCATTTGAGTAAGAAACGTTGTCCTGAAGGAGACTCCACAAGCTCGTGTGCCCTGTAACAAGAATCGAAAAGCTGCAACTCGGAATGCGAAAACTGAGGAAGGTTATGAAACTTTAACTCATGGTACTGAGGCGTGGTGGATGGGAGACCAACCCAAGACCACAAGTGGTGGCCACCAGAACTTGGCATGTAGAACCTTTGATCTCTCTTGGAATACATCAACTTAGATTGCTCAAAATAATCGAATAATCTAGTGGACATAGCAAGGAGGAACCCCTGACTGTCTTGACCAGGCGTATATATACTCACCG includes:
- a CDS encoding TRAF-like superfamily protein (TRAF-like superfamily protein; CONTAINS InterPro DOMAIN/s: TRAF-like (InterPro:IPR008974), MATH (InterPro:IPR002083); BEST Arabidopsis thaliana protein match is: TRAF-like superfamily protein (TAIR:AT5G43560.2); Has 30201 Blast hits to 17322 proteins in 780 species: Archae - 12; Bacteria - 1396; Metazoa - 17338; Fungi - 3422; Plants - 5037; Viruses - 0; Other Eukaryotes - 2996 (source: NCBI BLink).); its protein translation is MSEITNNETSGEGTLTNNVNDCGVDVSNCLSLFLCVANYEKLLPGWSHLAQFSVAVENKDPKKSKIADTLHQFWKKEHDWGWKKFIELPKLQDGFIDKFDSLSLKAQVQEGTSYGLFGKSGENVHELCGREKKQAYEGDRRQKEMEELMCLWLGMDHNARLEISSEKMDVILKQVVKHFFVKNEVTSTLLMDFLFYRLKSLEEKRRRLETLVRVVAKEVINSNQSESAMKNLEEETKKERTNDDKEFALKINEDETKNERTIDAMEFEASIAYVVNDMLGVTDPLLRLERFVLAPLPEMGSPKLLQVSNLRIQHNMEPDEKQLADYGRWALEVFVLDHIFCNKIEFTYEETIALKRQEELIHEEEAEKNTKLKKTFVGKKVN
- a CDS encoding Aminotransferase-like, plant mobile domain family protein (Aminotransferase-like, plant mobile domain family protein; CONTAINS InterPro DOMAIN/s: Aminotransferase-like, plant mobile domain (InterPro:IPR019557); BEST Arabidopsis thaliana protein match is: Aminotransferase-like, plant mobile domain family protein (TAIR:AT1G51538.1); Has 30201 Blast hits to 17322 proteins in 780 species: Archae - 12; Bacteria - 1396; Metazoa - 17338; Fungi - 3422; Plants - 5037; Viruses - 0; Other Eukaryotes - 2996 (source: NCBI BLink).); translated protein: MDSTFRDEDLVEEREELMVSYSENNSRPIMKKAHFLKPFVTSSIDGFQGMLRPSPSPELKASSLSVSFRGWRLPNKKFQFWVKKMVALHKPTWLKSGIFEAIKASTYRIHKNPSLILSLAQNWCPETNTFVFPWGEATITLEDVNVLLGFSISGSSVFASLQSSEMKEAVEKLQKRCQGSMKQESWISSFVDDEMEHEAFLVLWLSKFVFPDKFCSSISSDVFPLAVRLARGERIAFAPAVLANLYNDLGHICVLASIQNVLASSLFKLVQVWIWERFKSIRPEAKVIPRGQPRIAQWSGLKQRFKNVGLIIFHGNFDWRPYSEPLENWNPPRFYVEEAKWVRIDESLDGDYDDDDEFVSFARCVRVSKLVGIGVVENYYPNRVAMQFGLAQDVPVLGTNHRRNFTEEEAWDDYNKPLVGLKLYFPSRVATASVTTRYRDWWAKSVSEMRKESMETFNVSSTVDHYDDSDDDIPLKIVPLSQVYQKLDDEMKKAKHSTNKRRKRAREDDESAAETEDDESADTEDDESADTEDDESAETEDDDNMTIAQRINSRKKSDDIENTEGERSRLVADNNVSGLPQKLAYGDETVATTQEETEQKNNENKSSNGVAAEKEEDDERLKQRKLAIKELALKTEARMLKVENTLAKIKQWKLTRLHTKKPLVSS
- a CDS encoding uncharacterized protein (unknown protein; FUNCTIONS IN: molecular_function unknown; INVOLVED IN: biological_process unknown; LOCATED IN: chloroplast, chloroplast stroma; EXPRESSED IN: 22 plant structures; EXPRESSED DURING: 13 growth stages; Has 42 Blast hits to 42 proteins in 16 species: Archae - 0; Bacteria - 2; Metazoa - 0; Fungi - 0; Plants - 33; Viruses - 0; Other Eukaryotes - 7 (source: NCBI BLink).), coding for MIALSLSVSLTSLPFSFAFSSTPCKSRASPPRSTVSLSSSRRRQDRRRSIEAMSQVMELEDESDFEKLLSSDNRISITGFGSLLSERSARSTFPDLENFRIAKLQGFRRVFAHSAPIFFERGIANPETKEISSLSVEPCEGESLVVTVFEIKSSEIPAFIGRELEFRFLAVVPETLEGKPYTNSAVLCGRYSDEEFFQIRCKGNKGIYFQHYGRFKIDKIWRDDILPCRLYLRHCVLAAKNLGDEAYNNFLDHTFLGDRKTTIREYLSSTGSGIMEEEPPEALKSRYGG
- a CDS encoding lipase class 3 family protein, translated to MAAGVMVTATGAVVILYLLSRRIVWARNGEDDSGGELGKSGRSGRRRIVRRPAQAPATWLETISTLSETLRFTYSETLGKWPIADLAFGINYLMRRQGNFPTASVYAGSNCIELKGPEIIMDLTELLRFLTLCMLFSKKPFAVFLESAGYTHEDVLLQKPKAGIMQPAFTIIRDTNSKCILLLIRGTHSIKDTLTAATGAVVPFHHSVLHDGGLSNLVLGYAHCGMVAAARWIAKLSVPCLLKALDENPSFKVQIVGHSLGGGTASLLTYILREQKEFASATCFTFAPAACMTWDLAESGKHFITTIINGSDLVPTFSASSVDDLRSEILVWSIYWQVTSSSWSNDLRDQVEHTRVLSVVYRSATAIGSRLPSIASAKAKVAGAGAILRPVSSGTQVMLKRAQDVAQAVVQTRSTLSSWSCIGPRRRAISSQLNSKVTDMPEASAIMAERRSTEALLAETVAIDRKGHKRTEHSSSSSSESDRDEPDEEEEEEPLISIDQVIAETSSIEEDVTEGELWDELDRELTRQENERDSEAMEEEAAAAKEITEEETVITGGGDSSTGQNQSPVSASSMDLIENQRFYPPGKIMHIVSVTETESETERDEVVVVGTTTVERVRIYETPRELYRKIRLSRTMINDHYMPMYKKMMELLITELECDSHSS
- a CDS encoding lipase class 3 family protein (Mono-/di-acylglycerol lipase, N-terminal;Lipase, class 3; FUNCTIONS IN: triglyceride lipase activity, carboxylesterase activity; INVOLVED IN: lipid catabolic process, lipid metabolic process; CONTAINS InterPro DOMAIN/s: Lipase, class 3 (InterPro:IPR002921), Mono-/di-acylglycerol lipase, N-terminal (InterPro:IPR005592); BEST Arabidopsis thaliana protein match is: Mono-/di-acylglycerol lipase, N-terminal;Lipase, class 3 (TAIR:AT3G14075.2).) codes for the protein MAAGVMVTATGAVVILYLLSRRIVWARNGEDDSGGELGKSGRSGRRRIVRRPAQAPATWLETISTLSETLRFTYSETLGKWPIADLAFGINYLMRRQGNFPTASVYAGSNCIELKGPEIIMDLTELLRFLTLCMLFSKKPFAVFLESAGYTHEDVLLQKPKAGIMQPAFTIIRDTNSKCILLLIRGTHSIKDTLTAATGAVVPFHHSVLHDGGLSNLVLGYAHCGMVAAARWIAKLSVPCLLKALDENPSFKVQIVGHSLGGGTASLLTYILREQKEFASATCFTFAPAESGKHFITTIINGSDLVPTFSASSVDDLRSEVTSSSWSNDLRDQVEHTRVLSVVYRSATAIGSRLPSIASAKAKVAGAGAILRPVSSGTQVMLKRAQDVAQAVVQTRSTLSSWSCIGPRRRAISSQLNSKVTDMPEASAIMAERRSTEALLAETVAIDRKGHKRTEHSSSSSSESDRDEPDEEEEEEPLISIDQVIAETSSIEEDVTEGELWDELDRELTRQENERDSEAMEEEAAAAKEITEEETVITGGGDSSTGQNQSPVSASSMDLIENQRFYPPGKIMHIVSVTETESETERDEVVVVGTTTVERVRIYETPRELYRKIRLSRTMINDHYMPMYKKMMELLITELECDSHSS